In the genome of Streptomyces sp. 846.5, the window CGGCACCGCCGGCAGCTACCTCACCGTGAGCGTCACCACCCCACAGGACCAGGCCGGCGGGCTTCCGGTGCTTGTGTTCGTCCACGGCGGGGGGCTGACCTCGGGAACGGGGCAGGCGGCGCTCTACGACGGGGCGTCCTTCGCCCGCCACGGCATCGTCGTGGTCACCCTCAACTACCGCCTGGGGATAACGGGCTGGCTCGACATTCCCGGCGCACCGGCCAACCGAGGCCTGCTCGACGTCATCGCCGCGCTGCGCTGGGTGGCCGAGAACGCCATCGCCTTCGGCGGAGACCCGGACCGGGTGACATTGGCCGGACACTCCGCCGGAGCGATGATCGTGGCCGCGCTGCTCGCCCGGGCCGATGCGCGGGGCGAGCGCCTGTTCGCCCGGGCGATCAGCCAGAGCGGCAGCGGGTTGGCCGCGATCACCGCCGAACAGGCCACGGCGACCACTCAGGCTGTGGCCCGCGTGCTGAACGTTCGGGCAACGCCCGAGGAACTGGGCGGTGTGGATGACCGGCGCCTGACGCAGGCTCTGGCCCGGATCGGGCCGATCGCCCTGACACCGGGCGGCCGTCGCGACACCTCGCTCGGCGACAGCCCCTTCCAGTGCGTCATCGACGGCCAATCGCTGGACCGCTGGCCCGCCGATGCCGTGCGGGCCGGCCGCGGCGCCGAGGTGGACCTGCTGATCGGCACCAACCGGGAGGAGGCAAACCTCTACACCGTGCCGTCCGGCGCCCCCGCCACCATGACCGAAGCCCAACTCCTGGCCGTCGCCGAGCGGCGCCTGACCGACCCCCGGGAACAGCTCGACGCCTATCGGGCGATCGAACCGACTGCCCGGCCGGCCGAGGTGGCGAGTCGGCTCATCACCGAGACATTCGCGCACGGCAGCCGACTGCTCACCGACGCCCACGCCCACCACCACCGCGCCCGCACCTTCGCCTACGAGTTCGCCTGGCGGTCGTCCGCCTTCGACGGAGCGCTCGGCGCCTGCCACAGCGTGGAACTGCCGTTCGTCTTCGACCGCACCGATCTCCCGGCCCTGCACGGCGAGACCGCCCTGCTCGGCCCCCTGCGCCCGCCCGCCGGCCTGGCAGAGCGCACGCACGAAGCCTGGAGCGCGTTTGTCCGCGACGGCGACCCGGGCTGGACGCCGTACGACACCGATGTCCGCACCGCCGCCGTCATCGACGAGCGGTGGACCACAGTCAACCTCCCCGACCCCTGGGCGGGTTCCCTCGTGCGTGCTCCTGCCAGGGGCACGCACGATTCCTCGGACCGACCCATACTCAATTCCACGGATGGAATAAGCGGTGCTCTCCCCGCATAAGCGGGAGCCCGCTCACCGCTATCGGCGCGAAATCGTCTATCGAACCGCCCCCGGATTCCCGTCAGGGCACCCAAACATGGCAACTGGAATGCACGGGCAATCGCCCTCCGCCCAAGGCTGCATTCTCGAGAGGACACCAACCGATGAAGTTCGGGATTTCTGCCGCCGCCGTGATTCTGGCCACGCTGGCCAGCACCGGAACGGCGCTGGCCACCACCGCAGACGCAACGCCCGCCCACCGCCCGGTGCCCGCCCACAGCCAGCAGTGCGCTGTGCCGGCCGTCATCAACGCCAACGGGCCGCGGGTGTTCCCCCACTCCGTGGACTACGACCCGCGCTCCAACAGGTTCGTGGTGGGTTCGCTTGACCACAGCACCATCTCCACGGTCAGCCTCAACGGCACCGTGCGCACCCTGGTGGACGACAAGAAACTAGTCTCCGTCCAGGCGGTACGGGTGGACTCCCGGCGGAACCGGGTGCTGGCCACGAACGTGGACTACGGGCTCGCGGACCGCTCCTCCCCGTCCACTGAGTTCCGGGTTGCCGGCCTCGCCAGCTACGACCTGACCACCGGGCACTGGCAGTGGTACCTCGACCTGGGCAAGGTCGCCCATGACGGCCGGCAGCACCTGCTCTCCGACGTCACGGTCGCCCCCGATGGCACCGCCTACGCCGTCGACGAGCTGACTTCGACGGTGTTCCGCATCGACCGCAACGGACGGGCCTCGGTCCTGCTGCGCAGTCCCCTCCTGGCCGGGACCGAGAACATCCCGATGTTCCTGTCCCATGTCGGCCAGACCGCCGTGACCTGGATGCCCGGGAACTTCCTGATCATCGCACTAGCCGACGGCAGCCTGGTACGCGTGCCGCTCAGCCACCCCGCACAGGCCGGCGAGGTCCGGCTCTCCAGCAAGCTGTCCGCCCTCACCGCGGGCCTGCGGGTCCTGCCCGACGGCTCGATCGCCGCGATCAGCAGCGGCCTGCTGACCGGAAAGGCCGCCGTGGTGCAGCACATTCGCCCCATCAGCGGCAACTGGAAGGCCGCCATCGTCACCGTCACGGACAGCGTCGCCGACCCGGTCAGCAGCGCCCTGACGGCCGGCCCCCACGGCTCGACCTACGCACTCAGCGGCGGCCTGGCAGCCCTGCTGAACAACCTGCCCAACAGCGGGTTCACCCTGCGCACCGTCAAGGTCGGCTGACCGCTCAGCCCACCAGCCCGGCCGAGCCGATGTCGACGGTGTGCACGGACCGATGAGCAGGGGGCATCCGACCGAACCCCGGATGCCCCCTGCTCCCTTACCAGCCTGCCTATCACTGGCAGGGGCAGGCGGCCCCGGCCCCCTCCTCCTCATACTGGACTGCATGAGCAAACAGCAGCAGCTCGGAGAGTTCCTCCACAAGCGCCGGTCGCAGTTGCAGCCTGCGGATGTAGGGGTTCAAGTGTTCGGCGACCTGCGCCGTGTGCCGGGGCTGCGCCGCGACGAGCTGGCGCAGTTGGCCGGCGTGAGCCTGTCGTACTACACCCGGCTGGAACAGGGCACCTCGATGAACGCCTCCACTGAGGTGCTGGATGCGCTTGCCCGCGCCCTGCACCTCGACGAGGTGGAGCGACTGCATCTGCACGACCTCGCCAGTGCCACCCGGCGCGGCAGCAAACCCCGCAAACTCGTGCCCGAGCAGGCCGGCGAGATGACCAAGCAACTGGTGCACGCCTTCGGCGACGCCCCTGCGGTCGTGCTGGGCCGCCGCAGCGATGTACTGGCTTGGAACCGCACCGGGCACGCTCTGTTCGCCGGACACCTCGACCCCAACAGCGCCGCGCATCCGGGCCAGCGCCCGAACACCGCACGCATGGTGTTCCTGGACGCCCACACCCGCGACCTCTTCGTGGACTGGCGCAAGAAAGCCCGCGACGTGGTGGGCAAACTGCGCCTGGCCGCCGGCCAGTACCCGGAGGATCCGGGCCTGGCCGCGCTCATCGGCGAACTGACCATGAAGAGTCCGGAATTCGCCGCGATGTGGTCCGAGCACAAGGTCAGGAAGTGGGACATCGCGACCTACCAGATGCACCACCCGCTGGTCGGCCCGATGCACCTGACCCTGCAGACCCTGCCGATCCCGCAGGAACCGGGCCAGCGCATCGTGGTCGCAACTGCCGAAGCCGACTCGCCCTCCGAGGCCGCACTACTCCTGCTCGCCCAGGCCACTGGCCCGGGTTCCGCAGCTGCGCGGCGCGCCAGTCCACAAAAGGCTGGTTGACCTGCCGCAATGCACTTCCGCCGACTGTCTCGGCGTGTGTCTAGTCCTAGAAACACGCGCAGGTCAGCGGCTTCCCCGCCGATCCCGACGGGCAAAACGATGCCACCATTCCCGACCACGCAAACAACCATGTTCTGGGTCATATAGACCATGATCCGAAACAATCGAGGCGCTCCTTCGGGCGGTGGGCATCCAGTAGCGTGGTGGCTGCAACTTCCCGCCGCTCCAGCCAACTTGACCGGCGAAGCGCGCTGACCAGCAGGAACTCCAGCGCCTAGACACACGCCCGTCTGGCGTGCCATCGCGCGTACCCCCAGGTCAGAGCCCCGATTCGTGTGATCCGCGGCCGCCGCTACCGGATCGGCTCCCTGCTCGCCCTGTGCCTGGTCGCCGTCCTCGGCGGTGCCAAGTCGGTGACCGCAATCGCCCGCTTCGCCGCCGACAGCGACCCCGAACTGCGCGAATACCTTCGGCTCACCTCGGCCACGCCCAACACCACCACCCTGGGCCGACTGCCGGCCCGCTTGGACGGCGTCGCCCTGGACGACGCCGTCGGCTCCTGGCCCTGGCCCTGGCCCTGGCCCTGGCCCTGGCCCTGGCCCTGGCCCTGGCCCTGGCCCTGGCACGAGATTCCGCTACAGAACCGCACCACGGCCACCGGCCACGGTCGCCGCGAGGTCCGCCGCCTGAAGGTCTGCACCGTCCAACGCGGCCTGCTCTTCCCCCACGCGGTCCAGGCCATGGAGATCAAACGCCGCCGCACCAACCGCAAGACCGGAAAAGTCGAGACGAAGACCGTCTACGTCGTCACCAGCCTGACCCCGGAACAGGCCGATCCCGCCCGCCTCGCCGGACTGGTCCAGGACACTGGTCGGTCGAGGCCCTGTATCACGTGCGAGATGCCACCTTCCGCAAGGACGCCTCCCGCGTCCGCACCGGCACCGCACCCCAAGCCGTGGCCACCGGGCGCATCCTCGCCATCGGCCTCATGCGCCAAGCGGGTTGGACCAACATCGCCGCAGCAGCCGACCACTACCGGTCACGCCCCGACCACGCCATCGCACTTCTGGACCTTGCAGCTTGAGAACGCATCAGCCCTGCCTCAATGGTAGTGCTCACCCATGCGCAAGGACCAGTTTCTGCGTCCCGGTGACCGTGCCGTCAGCGTTCTTTGTCAAGCGGACGACCAGGACGTGCTTGCGATCGGCCGACGCGGTAACCGAGAACGGCTGACCGTCGTTCAGGCCGGGCGCCTTGAAGTCCACCCGGGACCCAAAGGCTCCGCCGGCTATAGCGCAGCCCCGGGCCACGGTAAGCCCGAATGGATCATGGTCATGACCGGTGGACTCGACCTCGTAGTCGACTTTCCTGTTGTCAGGTCGGGTCCCGGTCCCGACGTTCATGGTGACCCATGCGTGGACCGGCACGTCCGAGCAGACAGCGACATCACTGTCTGCTTGAGGATCCGGATCGCCATGGCCGTAGACGGGCGTTACCGCCAGGGCCATGCCCCCGAGCACGGCGACCCCGACAGCGGTGGCAGCAGCCAAGGCGAACCGGCGCATGCGAAAAGGCGAGAACATGAACCCTCCCGGTGTGTAGCTGTTGGCGACGAGCCTCCTGCCCGCGCCTGGCTGAACGCCGCCGCTTGGCGGCTCCCATCGGCCGGCGTGCCCGATGTTCGCCCGCATTCCGGAACCTGTCCCGACGATCAATGTTCCGGCCCGCGAGTGCACCGGGCACGCCCCGCGAGGTAGGTGACGTCACGGATGTGGTGCAGGGTTCCAGTACCCCACCGGCCGCCGGAGGCATCCGAGGATGACCTCGGCACGCCGGCCCCCGACAGCCTGGGCATCGAGGTCGAGGGCATCCATGACGGGACGGTAGACGGTGTTGTGGCAGCGGAATCCCCACGCGGCCCCGCGCCATCGCCGGAGGCGGAGTTGTCACGGCGCCGTTCTTCCGTTTGCTCGGATCGGCCGTTCGGCTGGCCCGGTGCGCGGTCTGTGTCGCGTACCCTCGCCGGGTGGACAACGCGCACCACCCAACGGTCCAGGACCTCGCAAGGACTCGCCCGCTCCCCCGGCCCGTACAAAGGCTCCTCGGTGCCGCTCTGTACGCGGTGCTCGCCGGGGTGTGGCTCCTCGACGTGGACGCCACGCAGGGGTTGCGCGTCGCGCGGCTGGACTGGCTGCCTCCCCTGGTGGCCGGGCCGGCGGCCGCCGTGCTGCTGTTCCTGCCGGGCCGGTGGCTGTCCCTGGAACGGCGCTCCTGGGCGGCGGCGTGCGGTTCGCTGGCGTTGACGGGCGGGATGCTGCTCGACGGGCGGTCGGGCGCCGGTTGGGGCCTGCTGGAGTCGGTGTGCCTGCTCATCATGCTGGCGCGGACCTGCCGGTCGGTCCGGCGGCCGTACGTCGCGGTCCTGCTCGGTGCCGCGGTGGTCGCCGCCCCCGCGCGGCTGGTGAACCCGGATTCGCTGTCGGGCGCCTTCCTGATCACGTACGCCGTCGGCGCCGCGGTCGCGCTCGGTTGCTACCTGCGGGTCCGGGACGGGCGCAGGGCTCGCCTGGTGGAAGCCGTACGGCAGGGGGAGCGGCTGGCGCTGGCGCGGGACCTGCACGACTTCGTCGCCCACCACGTCACCGGCATCGTCGTGCAGGCGAACGCCGGGCGGGCCATCCGCGAGGTGGCACCGGAACAGATCGACCCGATCCTGGAGAACATCCAGAAGGCGGGCATGGAGACCCTGGACTCCATGCGCCGCCTGGTGCGCGTACTGCGGGAGGCGGACAGCAGGACCCGGCGGCCCGGCGACCTGTTCACCGAACTGGCCGCGCTGGTCTCCGACTTCTGCAGTACCGAGGAACAGGACGCCACCTTGTCGGTGGCGGCTCCGGCCCGCGCGGCGCGGCTCGCGCCCGAGGTGGAGACCTCGGTGCACCGCCTGGTGCAGGAGTCGCTGACCAACGCACGGCGCCACGCCCCCGGCTCGCTGGTGGCTGTACGGGTGGGCGTACAGGAAGGGCAGTTGCGCGTCGAGGTGCGCAACTCGCGGCCGGCAGCAGCGGAGGCTGCCCGGCCCGCCGCACCGGTCGGCGGCCGCGGCGGCTTCGGAATGGTGGGTCTGCGGGAGCGGGTGGCGGCGGTGGACGGGACGCTGGAGGCGGGCGGGATGACGAACGGCGGTTGGCAGGTAGCCGCCACCTTCCCCGTGCTGGCCGTGGCAGGATCGGGCGGGTGAGCAGTGCGACGACGACAGGTTCCCCGACCCAACCGCCTGCGACGAGGGTGCTCGTTGCCGACGACCAGCACCTCGTGCGCACTGGATTCCGGCTGATCCTGGACGCTCAGCCGGGCATCGAGGTGGTGGGCGAAGCGGCCGACGGTGCCGAATGCGTGGTGATGGCCAGGCGGCTGCGCCCCGATGTGTGCCTTGTCGACATCAGGATGCCCGAGCTGGACGGCCTGGAGGTCACCCGCATCCTCGCCGGGCCCGACACGGCCGACCCGATGCGCGTCGTCGTGGTGACCACCTTCGACCAGGACGACTACGTCCACCGGGCGCTCAGCGGCGGCGCCTGCGGGTTCCTGCTGAAGGACGCCAGCCCGGCCCTGCTGGTCGAGGCAGTACGGGCCGCGCAGCGCGGGGACGCACTGATCTCCCCGGCGGTGACGGTGCGGCTGCTGCGCGAGTTGGAGGAAGGCCGCAGACCGCCCTCCGCCGACGCGCAGCTGCCGAGGACGGTCCTGACCAGCCGTGAGCTTGAGGTCGCGCGGTTGGTGGCGGTGGGCCGCACCAACCAGGAGGTCTGCGCCGAACTGTTCCTGTCGCTCGGGACCGTCAAGACGCATCTGACGAACATTCAGTCCAAGTTGGGCGTACGCAACCGGGTGGAGATAGCGGCCTGGGCGTGGGGGACAGGGGCCATCTCCCGGGGCTGAGCGGGCCTGCCCGGCGGTACGAGAGTGCGGCAGCGCCGCCGTACCCGCCGCACTGGAGTCGGCGCCGAAGCCCATGGCGGTGCGGCATCGGCGTCGGGCGCGGGCCAGTAGGTCGGTAGGTCAGCTGATCATTCAGCCATTCAGCTATTCAGCCATTCGGCCGATGGGGTCCGGCCGTCCGGCCGAAGCGCCGGAGGCGGGCGCCGCAGCATCGTGAACGCCATGAACACGACTGCCCCGACCGACACCGCCCCAGCCCCCGCCCCCGCCCCCCGGGAAACCGCCCCGGAACCCGGCCCGCGGACGCTGCAGCGAATCACCGCGCTCGACGCACTGCGCGGCTTCGCGCTGTGCGGCATCCTCCTGATCAACATCCCCCAGATCACGCAGATGGCCGAGTCCAGCCACAGCAGCACTCCCCACAAGTACCCGATACCCGCGTTCCTCGACCTTTTCGTCCTGGACCGATTCTTCCCCATCTTCTCGTTCCTCTTCGGGCTGAGCTTCGCGATCTTCCTGGAGGGCGCCGCACGGCGGTCGTCGCGCCCCCGGCTGCAGCTGGTCCGCCGACTGTCGGCCCTCGCGCTGCTCGGCGTCCTCCACCACCAACTGCAGCCCGGCGAGGCGCTGCTGCCGTACGCGATCATCGGACTGCTGATACTGCTGCCCGCCTCGTGGCTGCCGACATGGGTGGTGCTGCCCGCGGGGCTGCTCGGACTCGCCGCCTCGGTGACCTTCGTCTCGGGCGGGATCGGGAGCATCCCGGGGCTGTTCCTGCTCGGACTCGCCTTCGCACGCCTCGGCATCGCCCGGACGCTGGACCGCCGTACCGGACAACTCGCTGCCGTGCTCGCCCTCACCGTCCCGGCAGCGGCCGCCACCGTGTGGTGGCAGCACACCTACCCGGCCGCCGGTCCCATCGCCACGCGGATCGCGGCGCTGGCCGGTCTGCTCAGCGCCCTCGCCTACGCCACCGCGGTACTGCTCATACTGCGCACCCGCCCGGGCCGCCCGCTGTCGGCGATCCTCGAACCGCTCGGCAGGATGGCGCTCACCAACTACCTGACCGCCACGCTCATTGTGGTCGCCGTCGCCGATCCGCTCGGCCTGTGGAACTCCGCCCACTGGGGCACCGCCATGGTCCTGGCCGTGGTCATCCTCGCCGTGCAGGCCGTCTTCAGCCGCTGGTGGCTGGCCAGGTTCCAGTACGGGCCGATGGAGTGGTGCCTGCGCTGCGTCACATGGTGGAGCGCGGTTCAGTTGCGCCGTTCGCGTCCATGACGTGCAGGATCAACCGGCTGAAGCACGACCGGGCCGTGGGTGAGGTCGACTCGGGGCGCCCTGCTGGTGCTTCCACCGGCGTTGTACGCCGGTGCTGCGCATCGCGGCGAGTATGGCGCGGGTACCTGTGTCGCAGACGGCGTCGCCGAGGCTGATGATTACCGCTTGAGCTCCGGCGAGGGCCTTCTCCAGGGCCGGCACGCAGTCGAGTTCGGCGATCGCGACCGTCAGATTCGAATGAGGGAGCGTGATGTGGGAGGCGTCGCGGGTGACGGCGATGACCTCGTGCCCCCTCCGCAGTGCTTCGGGGATGAGCACGGAGCCGACACTGCCGCTGGCGCCGAAGACGGTCATTCTCATAGCAGTGCCTTCTCCAGGTCCGTGATGCAGGTGTGACACTGTCGTCGGAGGAAGATGCCGACCGGCGACCGGGACGATCCCGGGAGTGTCCATGGGTGCCGGCCGGGATCACCGGCCGCGCCGGTACGGCTCGCTGTGTCAGGAGGCGGAGGGCAGGCTGGTGATGCCGAGTTGCAGGAGCATGGCGAGGATGTCCTCGACGAAGGTCGCCTCGGCGATCTTGCCGTCGTGGATGCGATAGATCCCCACGCCGTTCCACTTGGCAGGCTTGTCCGTGGCGGGCATGCCCAAGAACGGGCCCGTGTTGACGCCGCTGTTGGTGAACAGCGCGACGACCGTGTCGCCGTCGGTCAGGAACCGCTGCGGCTCCAGGTGCATGCCGGTGAACGCGCCGGCGGCGTTGGCCTCGGCGAACTTCCTGAAGTCCGCCAGGCCGTGATACTCGCCGAGACTCCCCCCGCGCCAGACCATGTCCTCGATCCAGTACCGCTCCAGGCCGGAGAGATCGCCCCCGTTGAGGACGGTGTCGATGAATCCCTGAACGACGGTGATGTTGTCCTGCGCGCTCATGGTGGTGCTCCTGTGGTTGGTGGATCAGGCGGAGGTACGGGCGGTTCAGCCAGGAGGAAGATGCGCTCGACGACAGCGTGGCCGGTCTTGGGGACCACGTTGTTGGAGCCGTGGAGGCCATCAGGCCATACATCGAGGTCGGCGCGGTTGTCGGCGACCTACCAACGGGCGGACATGAACAGGCTGTCGTCCAGAAGCGGATCGAGCATGCCCACGGTGAACAGGGCAGGTGGCAGGTTTTCCAACTTCGCGAAGAGCGGGGAGAGGGAAGGGGCGCGCCACTGTTCGTCGTCATGGCCAGGGAAGGCATTGGCAAAGAAGCCGCGGACTCCGTGGGCCGGGCAGGACGAGGGCGGTGTAGTCGGCGAAACGCTGGCTGGGGCTGCGGCCTCGATGGCGTATCAGGGCCGGAAAGCGACTCCAGTCAGCCGTTCGCTCTCCGCCCACAGGCGTGCGCCCTGCTGCAGATCGTCCGCGCCGCGGGGGAGCTTGACCGGCTTTGGTGTGCCGGAGGTCTGATCGCGTCCTGAAGGACCGATGAACTGCCCGCTCACCACGTCGGAGGTGCTGGCGGCGTACAGCGACGGCCACGCAGCGCCCTCGGACGAGCCCATGAGCAGGCGCTTGGCAATCGGGGTGAACACCCTGGCCAGGGTGCCATTGCCGTGCTGCTGAAGGTTGGTCATCGCGGCCCCCGGGTGGACCACCAGCGCCTTGAGCGGCGTGCCGGCGGTGCGCCGGGCGAGTTCGAGGGTGTAGACGATGTTGGCGCGCTTGGATTTGGCGTAGGCACCCATGCCCCGGTA includes:
- a CDS encoding carboxylesterase family protein, whose amino-acid sequence is MSTEPVVRTTGGLVRGAMRRGVRTFTAIPYAAAVTGPARFAAPGPARRWHGVREATAPGLTAPAPRRSGFGGMDLSPVLGPGWVPPHGTGPVTGTAGSYLTVSVTTPQDQAGGLPVLVFVHGGGLTSGTGQAALYDGASFARHGIVVVTLNYRLGITGWLDIPGAPANRGLLDVIAALRWVAENAIAFGGDPDRVTLAGHSAGAMIVAALLARADARGERLFARAISQSGSGLAAITAEQATATTQAVARVLNVRATPEELGGVDDRRLTQALARIGPIALTPGGRRDTSLGDSPFQCVIDGQSLDRWPADAVRAGRGAEVDLLIGTNREEANLYTVPSGAPATMTEAQLLAVAERRLTDPREQLDAYRAIEPTARPAEVASRLITETFAHGSRLLTDAHAHHHRARTFAYEFAWRSSAFDGALGACHSVELPFVFDRTDLPALHGETALLGPLRPPAGLAERTHEAWSAFVRDGDPGWTPYDTDVRTAAVIDERWTTVNLPDPWAGSLVRAPARGTHDSSDRPILNSTDGISGALPA
- a CDS encoding helix-turn-helix transcriptional regulator, with the protein product MSKQQQLGEFLHKRRSQLQPADVGVQVFGDLRRVPGLRRDELAQLAGVSLSYYTRLEQGTSMNASTEVLDALARALHLDEVERLHLHDLASATRRGSKPRKLVPEQAGEMTKQLVHAFGDAPAVVLGRRSDVLAWNRTGHALFAGHLDPNSAAHPGQRPNTARMVFLDAHTRDLFVDWRKKARDVVGKLRLAAGQYPEDPGLAALIGELTMKSPEFAAMWSEHKVRKWDIATYQMHHPLVGPMHLTLQTLPIPQEPGQRIVVATAEADSPSEAALLLLAQATGPGSAAARRASPQKAG
- a CDS encoding transposase family protein, whose amino-acid sequence is MIRGRRYRIGSLLALCLVAVLGGAKSVTAIARFAADSDPELREYLRLTSATPNTTTLGRLPARLDGVALDDAVGSWPWPWPWPWPWPWPWPWPWPWHEIPLQNRTTATGHGRREVRRLKVCTVQRGLLFPHAVQAMEIKRRRTNRKTGKVETKTVYVVTSLTPEQADPARLAGLVQDTGRSRPCITCEMPPSARTPPASAPAPHPKPWPPGASSPSASCAKRVGPTSPQQPTTTGHAPTTPSHFWTLQLENASALPQW
- a CDS encoding histidine kinase — encoded protein: MDNAHHPTVQDLARTRPLPRPVQRLLGAALYAVLAGVWLLDVDATQGLRVARLDWLPPLVAGPAAAVLLFLPGRWLSLERRSWAAACGSLALTGGMLLDGRSGAGWGLLESVCLLIMLARTCRSVRRPYVAVLLGAAVVAAPARLVNPDSLSGAFLITYAVGAAVALGCYLRVRDGRRARLVEAVRQGERLALARDLHDFVAHHVTGIVVQANAGRAIREVAPEQIDPILENIQKAGMETLDSMRRLVRVLREADSRTRRPGDLFTELAALVSDFCSTEEQDATLSVAAPARAARLAPEVETSVHRLVQESLTNARRHAPGSLVAVRVGVQEGQLRVEVRNSRPAAAEAARPAAPVGGRGGFGMVGLRERVAAVDGTLEAGGMTNGGWQVAATFPVLAVAGSGG
- a CDS encoding response regulator transcription factor, whose translation is MLVADDQHLVRTGFRLILDAQPGIEVVGEAADGAECVVMARRLRPDVCLVDIRMPELDGLEVTRILAGPDTADPMRVVVVTTFDQDDYVHRALSGGACGFLLKDASPALLVEAVRAAQRGDALISPAVTVRLLRELEEGRRPPSADAQLPRTVLTSRELEVARLVAVGRTNQEVCAELFLSLGTVKTHLTNIQSKLGVRNRVEIAAWAWGTGAISRG
- a CDS encoding DUF418 domain-containing protein, with protein sequence MNTTAPTDTAPAPAPAPRETAPEPGPRTLQRITALDALRGFALCGILLINIPQITQMAESSHSSTPHKYPIPAFLDLFVLDRFFPIFSFLFGLSFAIFLEGAARRSSRPRLQLVRRLSALALLGVLHHQLQPGEALLPYAIIGLLILLPASWLPTWVVLPAGLLGLAASVTFVSGGIGSIPGLFLLGLAFARLGIARTLDRRTGQLAAVLALTVPAAAATVWWQHTYPAAGPIATRIAALAGLLSALAYATAVLLILRTRPGRPLSAILEPLGRMALTNYLTATLIVVAVADPLGLWNSAHWGTAMVLAVVILAVQAVFSRWWLARFQYGPMEWCLRCVTWWSAVQLRRSRP
- a CDS encoding NAD(P)H-binding protein, whose protein sequence is MRMTVFGASGSVGSVLIPEALRRGHEVIAVTRDASHITLPHSNLTVAIAELDCVPALEKALAGAQAVIISLGDAVCDTGTRAILAAMRSTGVQRRWKHQQGAPSRPHPRPGRASAG
- a CDS encoding ester cyclase; this translates as MSAQDNITVVQGFIDTVLNGGDLSGLERYWIEDMVWRGGSLGEYHGLADFRKFAEANAAGAFTGMHLEPQRFLTDGDTVVALFTNSGVNTGPFLGMPATDKPAKWNGVGIYRIHDGKIAEATFVEDILAMLLQLGITSLPSAS